In the genome of Phlebotomus papatasi isolate M1 chromosome 2, Ppap_2.1, whole genome shotgun sequence, one region contains:
- the LOC129804061 gene encoding uncharacterized protein LOC129804061, translating to MRKPKSFSLERATVTAEDLTEWFQNCLGYFTEHNLLSISPDRVFNCDESAFFLTPEDGNVLSRRGSRVVPSLKNSGPKQCITVLFMVSATGELAPPMAVHKTDITPKIAIHNAEGWKMGTSPQSSWMDGPLFYAGLYFPKIVFQHSEESIINNQHDQATDNNPSNDPVIPGNQLSATSETQPIFDTLKQCYFWPGEIPKRRQKKRVKASNVKHQYIVSSEEIIAEQEEKLRQDLQKKKEIAERKLTRERNKKIRAEEKEIKLKEKNMVKEKAQMPIEAEKKKRGKKSAKKTEEKSKN from the coding sequence atgcgcaagccaaaatccttctcattggaaagagctactgttactgctgaagacctcacggaatggtttcagaattgtcttggatatttcacagaacacaaccttctgagcatttcaccagaccgtgtttttaattgcgacgaaagtgccttctttttgacaccggaagatggaaatgtcctgtccaggagaggttcacgtgtagttccatctcttaaaaattcaggaccgaagcaatgtatcacagtactcttcatggtgtcagctactggcgaacttgctcctccaatggctgttcataaaactgacattactccaaaaattgccattcacaacgcagaaggatggaaaatgggaacgtcaccacagagtagctggatggatgggccacttttctatgctggtctttatttcccgaaaattgttttccaacattcagaggagtccattatcaataaccagcacgatcaggccaccgacaataatccttcaaatgatccagtcatccctggaaaccaactctctgcaacttctgagactcaaccgatcttcgacacactaaaacaatgctatttctggccaggagaaattccaaaacgtcgtcagaagaagagggtcaaagccagcaatgtcaaacaccagtatattgtatcttccgaggaaattatcgcggaacaggaggaaaaattgaggcaggatttacaaaaaaagaaagaaattgctgaacggaagttgaccagagagaggaacaaaaaaataagggcagaagaaaaggagataaaactaaaggagaaaaacatggtaaaggaaaaggctcaaatgccaattgaagctgaaaagaaaaaacgtgggaagaagtcagccaagaaaaccgaggaaaaatcaaagaattga